From Salvia splendens isolate huo1 chromosome 16, SspV2, whole genome shotgun sequence, a single genomic window includes:
- the LOC121771080 gene encoding polygalacturonase At1g48100-like — MRYLTLLILILLLSENLIYTNAKTHKHRKQGKGGSKASPPPLASKDNGSEEEVLDGNDTPSVTKSSTFSVLSYGAKGDGVADDTNAFEEAWADACKVQGSTVLIPSGSVFLVKPVAFSGPTCQSNIVFQLDGKIIAPTNSGAWGKGLLQWLDFSKLKGIAIRGQGVIDGRGSIWWNDKTTVYQAQDDDSDQLEGEDKGGMPSTKPTALRFYGSTDVTVTGITIQNSPQTHLKFDNCIGVQVFGISISSPGNSPNTDGIHLQNSQDVVIHTTNLACGDDCISIQTGCSGVYVHNVNCGPGHGISIGGLGKDGTKACVSNITVRDSTIKNTMNGVRIKTWQGGSGSVQGVMFTNIQVSEVENPILIDQYYCDGHKCGNKTSNVAISSVTYRSIKGSYVTNPIRFACSESTPCSGITLSTVDLHPSSNAKNDDPFCWEAFGEIQTATTPTITCLRQAIHQPTNNVVSC; from the exons ATGAGGTATCTTACCCTTCTCATTCTCATCTTGCTTTTGTCAGAAAACCTAATCTACACTAATGCCAAAACCCACAAGCATCGAAAGCAAGGAAAAGGCGGTAGCAAAGCCAGCCCGCCCCCGCTCGCCTCCAAGGATAATGGGAGCGAGGAAGAGGTGTTGGATGGTAACGACACTCCTAGCGTTACAAAATCCAGCACCTTCAGTGTACTAAGTTACGGCGCGAAAGGTGATGGTGTTGCCGATGACACAAAT GCATTCGAAGAAGCATGGGCCGATGCATGCAAGGTACAAGGATCAACAGTCCTGATTCCTTCAGGATCCGTGTTTCTCGTAAAGCCCGTTGCTTTTTCAGGGCCAACTTGCCAGTCTAACATCGTGTTCCAG TTAGATGGAAAAATAATCGCACCAACAAACTCGGGAGCGTGGGGGAAGGGGTTGTTACAATGGCTGGATTTCTCCAAGTTGAAAGGAATAGCGATCAGAGGTCAAGGTGTAATCGACGGTCGAGGATCGATCTGGTGGAACGATAAAACGACGGTATATCAAGCTCAAGATGATGATTCGGACCAG TTAGAAGGCGAGGACAAAGGAGGAATGCCTAGCACCAAACCAACG GCGCTTAGATTTTACGGAAGCACAGACGTAACAGTTACAGGCATAACGATCCAAAACAGCCCGCAAACGCATTTGAAATTCGACAACTGCATTGGGGTTCAAGTCTTTGGCATTAGCATTTCGTCCCCTGGCAATAGCCCAAATACTGATGGGATTCATCTCCAAAACTCACAAGATGTGGTTATTCACACAACCAATCTTGCTTGTG GAGATGATTGCATTTCGATACAAACAGGATGCAGCGGGGTATATGTACACAATGTGAATTGCGGGCCAGGTCACGGCATAAGCATAGGAGGATTAGGGAAAGATGGGACTAAAGCTTGTGTTTCGAATATCACGGTTCGCGATTCCACAATTAAGAACACCATGAATGGTGTCAGAATCAAGACTTGGCag GGTGGATCGGGGTCAGTGCAAGGAGTAATGTTTACGAATATACAAGTGTCCGAAGTGGAGAATCCAATCCTTATCGACCAATACTATTGTGACGGACACAAATGTGGAAACAAGACTTCAAACGTGGCTATTTCTAGTGTAACGTATCGATCCATAAAAGGAAGTTATGTTACTAATCCTATTAGATTTGCATGCAGCGAGTCGACACCATGCTCAGGGATAACTTTATCAACTGTAGACCTTCATCCGTCGTCCAATGCCAAGAATGATGATCCCTTTTGCTGGGAGGCTTTTGGAGAAATCCAAACAGCTACCACTCCCACTATTACTTGTTTGCGACAAGCGATTCATCAACCTACTAATAATGTTGTGTCTTGTTAA
- the LOC121770050 gene encoding MYB-like transcription factor EOBI — protein MDKKPCKSIDVEVRKGPWTMEEDLILMNYIANHGEGVWNSLARSAGLKRTGKSCRLRWLNYLRPDVRRGNITPEEQLLIMELHAKWGNRWSKIAKHLPGRTDNEIKNYWRTRIQKHIKQAENCTGQTVENTNDQASTSQVSSSCHADHTVESYSPPSFNDNNMESFQGPFPTETNENLWSIEDLWSLQLLNGD, from the exons ATGGATAAGAAACCATGCAAATCTATAGATGTTGAAGTGAGGAAAGGCCCATGGACAATGGAAGAGGATCTCATTCTCATGAACTACATTGCAAATCATGGTGAAGGCGTTTGGAACTCCCTCGCTCGATCTGCAG GGCTGAAGCGCACTGGAAAAAGTTGTCGTCTTCGGTGGCTTAATTACCTCCGGCCAGATGTTCGGCGTGGAAATATAACACCGGAGGAGCAGCTTCTGATCATGGAGCTGCATGCTAAGTGGGGAAACAG GTGGTCAAAAATTGCAAAACATCTGCCCGGAAGAACAGACAATGAGATAAAAAATTATTGGAGGACTCGAATTCAAAAACACATCAAGCAAGCAGAGAACTGTACAGGTCAAACTGTAGAGAACACCAACGATCAAGCTAGCACTAGCCAAGTCTCCAGTTCATGCCATGCAGATCATACAGTTGAATCCTACTCTCCGCCTTCCTTTAATGACAATAATATGGAGTCTTTTCAGGGCCCATTTCCAACTGAAACGAATGAAAACCTTTGGAGTATTGAGGATCTATGGTCTCTACAGTTACTCAATGGGGACTGA